The Wolbachia endosymbiont (group B) of Gerris lacustris genomic interval TCTTGCAATTTTATCATGAAGAAACTGTTTGCGTTTGTCAAAGATTGCAAACCACCCAGAAATGCGTCTAGTTAAGAGAGAAATCATAGTAAGAATAACTTCTCTAGAAACACATCTAATTATTGCTTGCATGAGGGTGACGGTTTTTAAATGTGTTCGCATGTTTCATATGAATACCACATAGCAATTGTCCTGGAGTACCACTGAATCTTGTTATCAATAGTGCTTCTAGTACTAAAGTGGATATTACCGTAAAGGACACGCATAATAGTTTGTATATGTTAGGGTCAAAAGCCTCTTCTTTGTTAGCACTATAATGTTGTATTATAAAAAGAAAAGTGATTAGACACATTACTGCTGTCATGATAAAGCGGTCAATTACATCTGCTAAAGAGCGTTTTGTAATCCCTGCATAACTCACTTCAGTATCCATACACCCTCCTATTTTCATAATGTCATCATATAATATAAAAATACGTTATTAAATAACCGTAAATATACTAACTTGGGTAATATTAGCTACTTGTGCCACTCTATTATTTAAATTAATATTAAATCATTTATCACTAGGAAAGTTATGTCAACACCAATCACAGTTGCGTATGGCGATGGTATCGGGCCAGAAATTATGGAAGCGGTGCTGTCGATATTGCGCGAAGCAGAAGCGAAGATCTCAATAGATATTATTGAAATAGGTGAGCGTGTTTATAGTAAGGAATGGTCTCACGGAATCTCTCCAAGTGGTTGGGAGTCAATTGAAAGGACAAAGATATTACTCAAATCTCCGACAACAACTCCTCAAGGTAAAGGGCACAAAAGCTTAAACGTTGCACTGAGGAAGAATTTAGGGTTATATGCAAATATCAGGCCGTGTATTTCGTATCATCCTGTTATAGAAAATAAATTTGATAAGTTTGATATCGTGGTAATACGCGAAAATGAAGAGGACGTTTACACGGGAATAGAGCACAGGCTCACTGGTGATTCTTACCAATGCACTAAAATTATTACTAAGTCAGGTTCAGAGAAAATATGCAGGTATGCTTTTGAATACGCGAAAAAACACAACAGAAAAAAAGTAACTTGCCTAACTAAAGACAACATAATGAAGATGACTGATGGCACCTTTCATGCGGCGTTTGATCGCATTGCAGCAGAATACCCAGATGTAAAAGCAGAACATTATATAGTTGATATTGGAATGGCACGTGTTGCCACAGAGCCTGAGAATTTCGATGTTATAGTAACCGAGAATTTGTATGGTGATATATTATCAGACATAGTGGCACAAGCCTCTGGATCTGTAGGACTCGCTGGAAGTAGCAATATAGGTAATGGATATGCAATGTTCGAAGCAGTGCATGGTTCTGCTCCTGATATTGCAGGAAAAAATATAGCTAATCCTTCAGGACTTTTAAATGCTGCAGTGCATATGCTAATTTACATAGGTCAAGCTGCTACTGCAAAACTAATTTATGATGCGTGGCTGAAGACTTTGGAGGATGGAATACATACTGCTGATTTATATAAAGAGAAAAGGAGTAAACAAAAAGTTGGTACCAAAGAATTTGAAGAAGCCGTTATAGATAATCTAGAAAAGAAACCTGGAATATTACCTGAGCTTGTAATTGGTAGCGGTGCAGATAGTAAAGTGAACAAAACACAGAATGAATATGAACAGGATTACAAAGTTAGAAAATTGGTTGGTAGCGACATAACGCTTGCTTGGAACAAATCTAGCAACTTTGATCAAATAGTTAGGTTATTTGAATCGAGTAATTTGCAAATGATAGCAATATACTCAAAAGGTCTTGCAATTTGGCCAGGAAGTTCAGAATCTTCAAGTGATCAAATAACCTGCAGGTTTATCGCAAATAATGGAAAACAAGCTATTACAAATAGTGATGTAAATAACCTACTAATAAAACTTGAAGAAAATAGCTTTGATGTAGTGAGAATGGATAAGTTGTATTTATATGATGGGAAAGAAGGGTTTTTCTCTTAATGATCATTGAATATTTTTATGCTTGTGTAAAATACAAAATGTGGTATGCTAACAGCATGGTATATTTATGTGAGGCACAGTAATGAATCAACATTTTAAGTTAACTAGTCAGGAGTTTTATGATAACGCTGACCTGCTTAAAGTATTAGAAATAAAAGCTGAGCAAGTTGTAGACAAGAATTATGAAGAGCTTAGCGCAACTTTGAAGAAGCAGCATAAGAAGTTAATTCTTGTAAATCATCCTGACAAAGGTGGAGACAAAGATAGATTTGATCGAATTTATAAAGCTTATCAAGAGCTAAAAAAATATATTGAGCCTTTAGAATTAGGAAATCCTTGTGTTAAAGTCAGTGTTGGCGCTGAAAGTGATGGACGTTTAACGGCAAGAGAGTTTCACTATAGGAAAAAGCTGTTCGATACACTAGGGATTGGTGAAGAAGCTATAGGTGGGGATTACGAAAAATTGAATTCTATAATTAGAAAAAAGCTTTATGGGGATTGTGCTAGAGATGATGTTGAGCAATTACGCTCTTATATTTCTCCTCTACAGAACAAAAAGGATCTAGTAGATGAGGATAAAAAACAGTTAGCATTGAAATTTATAGAGCGCAAAAATGCTCTATTGCTCGTACAAGTAATAAGTATTCTGCCTTTAACTATATTAACTACAATTACTATAGGTTGCTATTTTTCATGGTATATAATAGCATTTAATATCATTGATAATAAAGTCATTGGTTCATTAGCGAATCATTATAAGAAGAAGTATGAAAATTCAGAAATTTCTACTGATGAATTCATAAGTAAAATGAGCTATATCATGCTAGGCAGTAAGCTTCTTATCAACTATCCTTTAGCTGCTTTTTCTGTTTATCTACTTACAACAAATTTCATTGCTAATGGATTAACTGTTGGTGGAGCTATACTTGGTCCGCTATTGTTATTGGCAGTATTAATTGAAGCATTAGCTCCTATTTTCTCAAAAGGCTCTGAAATATATGCTGACAAGCATACAAAAGATTTACTAGAAGAGGATTCAAGAGATAGAGTACAAAAAGAAACTGATCTGTTAGGACGGTATGATCCACGAAAACTGTTAATGCCAATTATCATGCCTCTTGTTAGAAAGTGTTTTGCAGAAGTGGCAAGCGAGTTTGCTGAGAGGAATTTTAACACTAATATGTCTGATGTCAAGGCAGAGCAGCAATTTGAACCTCAAGGAGTTGGATTTACACAACAAACAGTGTAGTATAAGCTTTTAGCTCTATGCATGGACTCAAAAAAAGTAGAATTGATATTTGAGAAGTTTCAACAATCAAATCCTACACCAAAAATAGAGCTAAATTATACCAATCATTTTACGCTTCTGGTTGCAATAGTTTTGTCAGCACGGACAACCGATGTCAGCGTTAATAAAATTACAAAAAAGCTATCTAGTATCGCTGATACGCCAGAAAAAATGCTGAATCTTGGGCAAAGTGAGCTAAGAAAATGTATAAGCAGTATTGGTTTATATAATTCCAAAGCAAAAAACATAATCGGGCTCAGCAAAATATTGATTGAGAAGCACAATAGCAAAGTGCCTACTGATTTCGATGATTTGGTATCTTTACCAGGGGTTGGGAGAAAGAGCGCTAATGTGTTCTTAAATTCAGGGCTTGCTATTCCAACATTGGCAGTTGATACTCATGTTTTTAGAGTAAGCAATAGAGCTGGGCTTGTGAAAGAAAAAGATGTATTTAAAACAGAACAATCTCTTTTGAATGTTGTTCCAAAAAAATACCTACTTTATGCTCATCATTGGCTAGTTTTACACGGTAGATACATTTGCAAGGCACAAAAACCTTTGTGTGAAGCGTGCACAATTCATGATTTATGTGAGTTTGAATGCAAGAGGTATAAAGTCTAGCACACTACTCCGATATTCCTTACTTTTATCATCCAAGTAGCTGATCTCTATGATGGTGTCATCCGAGTAGCTGACACTGGAATCCAGAACAGGTAATAAGAAGTGCTGGAATGATATGGTGGAATGTCCTCTCCTTCTTGTTATTCAAGTAGCTGATACTGGATCCATTGTTCTTTATTTCTTGATTCCAGCGTCACGCGCTGGAATGACATAATGGAATGTCATACAAGTTGCCTCTTTGTTTCATTTAATACCAATTCCCGCTATACAAGCAACGAATAGACAATAATGGAAAAAAAGCCATACTGGAGTAAGTAAAATAGCGAGGTTTAGATGGCATTAAGATCAAAATTATTGGATGAAAAAGTGGTGGAATCAGCAAAAGAGATGCTGAAGAAAGTAAGAAATAATGCGTATGTTGCAAAAAAACTAAATGCTGTAATTGCAGCAAAAAAGCACAGTATAACAGCTGTAGCAAAAATATGTTGCATTTCGAGAAAGGCAATTACTACATGGATAAAGCACATAAAATTTGGAAGAGAAGAAAAATTATTTTCTCCACCTCAACGCCGTAGAAAAACTATATTGAACCAAAGTCAACTTGAACAAATTGAGGTGTGGATAGAGGAAAACCCCAATATTACTATTAGAGAAATGAGAATAAGAATCCAAGAAAGATTTGGTTTGAATATCAGCAAATCCACAATACATCGTAATATGCAAAGAATGAAATTCTCATATATCACACCAAGACCAGTTCATAGTGGACAGGATAAAAATAAGCAAGAGGAGTTTAAAAAAAAACCTCAATGAAACTATTGTCATGCATTCTGAAAAAGAGCTATTTTTCTTCGATGAATCACGGTTTGGTACACATTCAAAAGTTGGACATGGGTGGTTTAAAAAAGGCAGTAGGACACAGGTTAAGGTAAAATTAGGTAGGGAAAATTTTTATCTCTATAGTGCAGTTAATCCCAGAAATGGAGAGAATTTTAGCTTATTTGCACCAAACGTCAACACTGCTTGTATAAATATATTCCTTGAACAGATGTCGCAATATTTAGGAATACGAAAGGCTTTTCTCGTGATGGATTGCGCTAGTTGGCATAAGTCAAAAAGTTTAAAGATACCTAAAAATATCGAAATTATATACCTACCACCATACTCACCTGACCTCAATCCTGTTGAGAGGTTTTGGTTATATATAAAACAGAACATTTTGCGCAATAAAATCTACGATACAATTGTTCTGCTTGAGAGCGCTTTGTGTAATTTTATTACCTCTCTTTCCCCTTCCACGGTTAAACAACTCTGCAATGCTTCTTATTTGGTTCATTAATAATGAGAGTTGGTATAAGTAGCTGATTTTTATGATGATGTCATCCGAGTAGTCCTCTTCCAGTCATTCCAGTGCTATTCCTTTCTTGTCATCCCAACGCTATTCCTTGGTGTAACTTTCCCCACCAAAATATAACCTGGACCAACTCTTCTTGTCATCCCAGTGCGTGACACTGGGATCCAGCCTTTCTTATTGGATCCCCCAGACTGAGATGTTTATGCAAGAAATCCGCTGTAATCCAGTTTTACCTTATGATGATGTCATTCCGGTTTCCAGACATTGGTTCTTTATTTCTAGATTCCAGTGTCAGCTACTTGAATGACATTTTCAATGTTCGTACAGCTGTGCGTCACGCGCTGCTCTTTTAGTTATAAATATTAAGAAATTTACTAAATAAAAAAAGACAAAAGAACCCCCGTATAGCGAGTTTTAATAATTTAAATTGATAATGTACTAACAAGCGCGATTTGACTAAATGTAGAAAAAATAAAAAAAGACATGCAGCCGCTATAATTTTATGTAATTTGCCAATAAATACATGAGTTTTTTTACTGAATTTTGTCGTTGAGCCCAAAAACAAGGATAAATACTCTTATTATCATAATAAGGGAGTTGGCAAAATGTGTCAAGGGTTCTCTATTGACTGAAACTGTTACAACAGTTACGTGTTACCAAAAACCATTTAAGAAATCTGTTGTAATTTGTACGATATTTTTATAAAATAGTCCGCATAAATTATCTAGCAGTGCAACTAAACAAATACAAAAATCAAAGTGTTGCGGTTTTCGGTCTTGGTAAAACTGGTTTGTCTGTCATTAATGCTCTAACAAAGAGCAGTGCAAAAATATACGCATGGGATGATAATGAAGAGCAAATAGCAAATGCAAAAATAATATATAAAGAGTGTAATTTCATTCATCCCAATGAGCATAATTGGCATGAGATAAGCACACTAATTTTGAGCCCTGGGGTGCCAATAACAACGCATTGGATAGTAAAACTTGCAAGAAGCTTTGACTGCAAAATAAAATCAGACATTGAGCTATTTCTTGAAACTAAAACTACAAGCCAGAAGGTTGTCGGCATCACCGGAACAAATGGCAAATCAACCACCACGTCACTAATAGGGCACATATTAAAATCCACAGGCAAAAAAGTAGCTATTGGAGGGAATTTAGGTGTGCCTATTTTGGATTTAGAGAGAAACGCAGAAATTTATGTAATTGAATTTTCCTCTTTTCAATTGGAGCTAATAAATAAAATTAATGTAGACATTTCTGTATTGCTCAACATCACACCAGACCACATAGATAGACATGAAAGTATGAATAACTACATAGCAACTAAATTAAAACTGATAAACAGTAGCAAGATTGCCGTGATAGGATGTGATAACAAAATTACCGCTGATGTATTCAATAAATTCACTGGAAACAAAATTCCAATTTCAGTAACATATTCCCTGGTGCCATTCCAGCGCGTGACCAGAAAAGAAAAACCATTGCCAACTACTCAGATGGCAGAGGGTAGTGCAAGAGATCTAATATCATTGGCAGATAACAATTTGCTTGATTATAGTGAACAGATTACTGGTATAGATCAAAATTATCTGGATCCCAGTGTCAGCTACTTGGATGACAAAAGGGGCGCCGAGATCCAGGAGATCTCGCTAAAACTAGAGAATCACAACTTATCAATGAGTGATATGAAAGTAAACCTAGTATCCAATGTAGAAAATATAGTAGCTGCACACGCTGTGTGCAAGTTACTTGGAGTAGATAGCAGCACTATTGTCAATGAAATCAAATCCTTTCCAGGGCTAAGACACAGAAATGAATTTCTTGGCAAAATACATAATGTACTTTTTATCAACGATAGCAAAGCAACCAATGCAGAATCGACCGAAAAGGCAATTTTATCTTATAAAAACATATATTGGATTGTTGGCGGAAAAAGCAAAAAAGGCGGAATAGAATCATTAAGCAAGCATTTCACCAAGATTAGAAAAGCTTTTCTTATTGGAGAATCAACTGAAGTTTTTGCAAACATTATGGAGAACAAAATAGATTATATGAAGTGCTATAATCTAGAAAACGCATTTAAACTGGCTTTTGAAGAGGCCATAAATAGCAAAGAAGAAGTAGCGATATTACTTTCTCCTGCATGTTCTTCTTTTGATCAGTGGAAAAATTTTGAAGAGCGCGGTGAAGCATTTTGCAGAATGTTTGAAAATCTCAGGTATAATTATATGTGATGTTTAGTATAATATTGTATGGAACAAAAGTTAATAGTAGATGAGCTGATTAAGGTTATTCCATTTGAAGGAATAAGTGATGCAACCTTATTGAAAGTGTGCACGAACCTTAACCTAGCCAATAGTTTTTGTAAATTTCAAAATGGAATATATAGTGCTTTGGAGTACATAGCAGAGGACTTAAATAGCTCAATGGAAACTGAACTTTGGAATTCCAATTTAGAAGATATGAAGGTAAGAGAGCGGATAAAGTTAGCTGTCCAAATACGCCTTTCAAACTATGCTAAGTTACAAAATTACAGAGAGTTTTTAAAAAATGTTTTATCATTCTCTATATTACCCAAAAATACATATTTTTCTAGTAAACTCTTGTACAGAACTGTTAGCGCGATTTGGTATGGCATTCATGATCAATCAACAGATTTTAACTACTATACAAAAAGAGCAATATTAGCTGGAGTGTACTTAAGTACGATACTTTTTTTTATCAATGATTATTCAGAAGATTTTGCAGATACCCTGTCGTTTCTTGACAAACGTATCAACAATGTCATGACATTTCAAAAATTCAAAACTCGCTTAAAAGGAATCATAGGAAATTTCTTATAAGCTATTGATTGTTGGTAGAAAAGTACTTGAACACAATCCTGAAAAGGTTTGTGAAAATAAAAATGTTCATGCTGATCATAAAGAACATTTAGTTTATCGTGAGGATAATAATGGTATAACAAAATACAACAGTTACGAAGAAAAAGAAAATAAATTTATTGAAGAAGCGCATGAATATTTAATAGACTCTGAATTTAATAAAAATTTTGATCTAGGGCAGTACAGAATAAGTAATTTCTCCGGAAACTTGACGAAAATAGAACTGGAACTCATCAATGAAAAGTATATGAAAGTTCAAGTTAATAGAGAAAGAAAAATTATTCTCGCTATACCGTAGGTGCGTTCCAAAATTATACTGAAGTTTTTATTGCACTCAAAATCTTCGTTTTTCCTAATCTCTAGAATTATCAATGCATCATCACTTAACCAGCCTGAGCGAGCTAGTCCATTCAACGTTGATTCAACTAGATTGCTATTGTAAGGTGGGTCTATAAAAACTATATCGCACTTTGAAGTAGGCCTTGGTAATCCGTTAGCATTGCAACAAATTAACGTGATATCGTTCGTAATTCCAAAATCTTCTGCTGTTTTTTTAGGCAGTTGCAAATTGTAATAATCTGAATCTACCATAAATGCATGTTTAGCACCTCGAGAAAGCGCTTCAAATGAAAAAGAGGCACTTCCACAGAATAAATCAAGCACATTCAAGTTATCAATAGGTTTTCTTGAAGAAAGTGTACTAAATATTGCTTCTCGGACGATACTCATAGTTGGCCGTGCAGCTAAATGCTTGTCTGTGGTTATTTTTCTTCCACGATATTTGCCTGCAGTAACACGTAGCATATAGAATAAGCTCCAAATTAACTAATTATTTAATAATACACATTTAATGTCAACATGGCTTTAGTAGTCTAATAGAGAGAAAGTTGCTTGTGGAGAAGTGCAAGATCAATCGCCTTTCTTTGATTTATTTGCTATACTCACTGCACGACCAATCTCGTCTTGTAAATCATCATGGTTATTTTTTTCATCATGACTTAGCCCTTCAATTCTACTTTCTAACTCTAACTTAATTATAGTATTGATTTTCTCTATATTATCGAGGAAATTGTGACACTCTTCATCACTATATTCCTCACCAGATGCTTTTTTTTCTATAAATAGACTTTTGAACCCTATTAGATCAGAACTCTGATCGGCATTCAACACAATATTTCTCTCTATAAAACTAAGATCTGATAGTAACAAACTAACCTCTAATAGATCTTCACTTTCAATGTTTGCAAGATTATCAAGATCGTCTAAAATAGAGAACATCTTAAGCTCCTTCTGTGCAATTTCTTTGTCTTCTTTGTCAAATTCTGACGATAGCCCTTTATCATCTATAAGTCTCTCATTCAGAGCTTTATTTAACTTTGAAAGACTAACATCACCTTGCTTAGTGCTATCTAGTAACAAATCTACCCTCGCTCTGCGCGCATTTAAAACATCATTGTAATCGTTTAACTTGATATTACCATCTTCGTCTTGCTGAAGACCATAATAACTTAGCCCTTTGAAATTACGATTCTTCATCATTCTCTATGTTCTCATTCCTTTCATTATCTTGACGCTCTCTATCTTCTCCGGCACGTATAGCTTCTGTAGTGTTTTTTAGGGTTTCTGGTTCCGTACCTAATTTTCGATTTGATTGATTAGGCTTATTTTCTTTTGATGATTCATCTTCTTCTGGTTCTCTCTTGCGGCCAATAGTGTAGTCATGAAGCTTCTCAAGAAATTCCCGTCTATATGTTTTTGCTCTATAGAGTAGATTATGCTGGTAACCATCCTTTTCTCCTGTAGCAGGGTTAATTCCTATAGAGTCGAGACCATGTTCCCAAGTAAACTTCATAGCATCTTCTATTGTATAGCCCAAATGTGATCCTACATATCCTTTATAATATTCTAAATATTTATCAATTCTTCTACGTGCAATATCTTCTTTATCAATTCCAAACGCCCTGTAGATTTTTTCCTCAAGCTTATCAACATCATTTTTAGGTAATGTTGCAAATTTTGTTGCTTCAATAGTAGCACCTACAAGCTTACGTGGCACATTAATAGCATATTTCAGCACACCCCCAACTCCTGGTATTCTACCTAGCAAATTAGCTGTACCTCCAGCTAATCTGTCCGGTACATGAGTAGCCCAATTACCTAAAGACTCTAGCCCTCCACCAATTTTATCTTGCATCTGTTGTTTTAATCCCTGCATTAAACCAGTCACAGGTGATGATTGATACATACTAGATATATTGTAAACACCAAACCCACCACCGGCAATGCTTGAGCCCATCTGTTGTACAAACTCCTTCAAAGAAAACATCAAAAACGAAAGCAAGAACAATACAAAGATCTCTCCTGCGTTGATTAAATAACCTCTCTGTATGTCTTGCACCCTTTGGTAATCACTATTTTCTTTATAATTTTTGCAATCCTCACAATCTTTACATTTCTTACAGTATTCACTGTTGGGATCCTTATATAAATCATGAAGTTTCAGTATTCTACAACCTTGTTTTTTTATCGCACTCCGCACTAAAGATCTTATTTCATTAATTATTTCCCTATAACTATTGCATTTATTTATATCTTGACAGTAGCGTTTTATTATTTCACTAACATCACCTATCCTTTTCTCTATATTGTTGATCAGTAATATAATGTCAGCCCTCTCTGATGCATGAGATAAACTATTTGTTAAGCGTACTAGATCTTTTGCACTACAGCCATTACTAACTATCATATCACTTTCCGCAATATAGTGGTCTGCTGGATTATCTTTAGTTCCAGGAATTGGATTAAAGAAAGGATAATCTATATAACGAAAACCTTTATTAATGTAATCTGGTGGAAGAGGGATATATCCAGTGCCACCAGTAAACTTTACTGTACCACCTATTCTGCTTAGTTTTTCTATACCTTCTATATTCTTATCTACGTTCAATGGAGAAGCCTCTCCAATAGCATAAGGTACAAAAATTTGCCCTGGAGTCCAGCTAAAGTATTCTTTATCAATTATACAAAAACCACCAAATACCCATCTTGGAGCACATAACTTTATTTCAAGCCATTTATTATAGCACACAGTAAAGCCTAACTGTTTATAAAAGGTATTCATTATCATCGCAGCAAGTAATGACAGCAGGGTAAATATCATAATTGATTGCAAACAGAAACTAATACAGAATTTTATCCAACCCTCAAATAGACTTTTCAGTGGTGAAAATAAAATAGAGATTAGGAATAGCGGCATTATAGCTACAAGAAAAGCTATACCCATAAAACCAGAAAGGAATATTATGTAAGCATACATACACAGCAGGAAATATAAGACAATCCCTATAAAAATTGCCGGTATCATAAGGAGACTTGCCCACATTTGATAATGTAAAAATGCTGCAAACTTTTTCCAAACAGAGTAAGCAAAAAACTTATTAAACATATCCTCCATGAAGCTAAACAATTTAGCTTCATTTCCTTGAGCAACGTTTGAATTACCTCCGGTGTTCATGTTGGGAGCAAAATTAGTAACTATGCTTATCAATTGTTCAAGACCTTTGACAAATAAAACAAGAAAATGATCATAGAAAAATCTAAAACTTCCAGGAGATATAAGCACTATTACTAGAGTGATTTTCATCATTCTGATGAGCATATCATGCTTAGTTTCTCTTATCATTCCAAAAAGATAAAGAAGCGATGAAATCACTATAAATAGAACAAGCAAGGAAAGAACAAAATTGTGAAAGCTCGTACTTCTTTCAGCTATATTTTGAAACATAGCTTGTGCAGATGCAGGATCATTGCTATCAAAATGCTTTTTACAATTTTCGTTAATCAATAATACACATTTTAGATAGTTATAAACGTAATCAAAAAATCCAAAGGTACTTGGTTTCTGCACTCCGCTCAAAAATTCAAAAGAGTAGCCACCTGCATTATCTAGATAATATCTATCTAATATCTTTACATATATTTTCCATCCTTTTTCTAACCTCACCGTATTACAATTCCTGTCCTGTAATGTGGTGTTATCTCTGTCTAAAGTAAAAAGCCCACTTCCATCTTCCGCTACGGAATTGTAACCTAGATGTACAGTAGGAGACTCAGGGTTACGCATGGATTTTAAATTTTCGTTAGGACTAGAATCGCTAGGCCTTTTAAATAAAAGATAAGCACCATGGCCGTTAGTAAACCAACATGGAGCACCGCGTTTTTCTCTGTTATCATCTTCACTAATACACTTGCAATTTACAGTACAACTTGCATTAGGACTACTTGAAATTTTTTGTGTACTAGATTCGTAATCATTACAAATTAAGCAAAAGTCAGGCAAACTATTATCGCCTTGTTTACCTTCAAACTTAGTCGCATATTTTAGCTGTTCCAAGCTTTGCAAATTATAACTACCTTTAGATTCTTTATTATTATTACTCCAAGACGTCCATGCACCATTTACTCGTACTACTAAACTATCTCCATTGGTTTCAAATCCAGTATCTTTCCACTTCACCACTTGATTAGGGTGAAAACCATAATTGATTTCTCCGGTTTCAGGATCAATAGGTTCTCCACTTTCACCTTCTGGAAAAAACGCATCATGACCGATTGGAAAATGAGCACCAATTGCAATAGGTTCAGGACCAAAATAATCAGCAGATATACATCTTGGAAAAGGCATATCATTCTTACCACAACCTGTAACCAGAACACAGATTACCAAAATTAATAACCTAAACCAACATTTGCCTAAGCGTGATTGCATACCTAAACTTTTTCCAATACAGAATAAATTTCTAAAACCTTACTTCAAATATCTTTTTAATTAGTTACTCCATATATCTCATCAATCTTCCTTGACTTATCCTTTTGTTTTATCAGAATCCTTTTGCTTATCTGGCTGGCTTAGTGTTTCAGATTTGCTCGTTTTTTCGCCAGAACTCCCTTTCTCATCTGCTTGCTTTGGTGTATCAGGCAATTTAGCTTCAATTTTGCTACGATCTTTACTCATTCCCTGCTTGATGTTATGTATCATATTTTGGGTTCTATCATCAAGGCCAACAGTTGACAGCATAGCTTGTGATGCGCTCCTAGAAATATGACTAACACTTTGGGCAACTCCATAACCAGAGCTGAACAACGCCTGCGCCATAGTTTCTGATATAGAAACAAAAGCTTCCATTGCACTAGCAATGATGAGATATATAAATGCCTGGATTAGATCTATAGGTAATGCTGCAAAGTGCCCACCAGCCCTTTCTCCAGTACTGAGCGCAACATCAACACTAGTACCAGGACTATACCCAAGAGGTAATATTGATTTCATAAGACACAGATCATACGATAAAAAATTTACACTAATTAAGCATTGATAGCATGCAGAAAAATTTGTGAGGTTGTATAGAACTGAATACATTAACTGGTTTAAAAGAGACAAGGATGAAAATAAAATGACTGGTTGCAATGAAACATGAGCCAGCGTTTTT includes:
- a CDS encoding RDD family protein, which gives rise to MDTEVSYAGITKRSLADVIDRFIMTAVMCLITFLFIIQHYSANKEEAFDPNIYKLLCVSFTVISTLVLEALLITRFSGTPGQLLCGIHMKHANTFKNRHPHASNN
- the icd gene encoding isocitrate dehydrogenase yields the protein MSTPITVAYGDGIGPEIMEAVLSILREAEAKISIDIIEIGERVYSKEWSHGISPSGWESIERTKILLKSPTTTPQGKGHKSLNVALRKNLGLYANIRPCISYHPVIENKFDKFDIVVIRENEEDVYTGIEHRLTGDSYQCTKIITKSGSEKICRYAFEYAKKHNRKKVTCLTKDNIMKMTDGTFHAAFDRIAAEYPDVKAEHYIVDIGMARVATEPENFDVIVTENLYGDILSDIVAQASGSVGLAGSSNIGNGYAMFEAVHGSAPDIAGKNIANPSGLLNAAVHMLIYIGQAATAKLIYDAWLKTLEDGIHTADLYKEKRSKQKVGTKEFEEAVIDNLEKKPGILPELVIGSGADSKVNKTQNEYEQDYKVRKLVGSDITLAWNKSSNFDQIVRLFESSNLQMIAIYSKGLAIWPGSSESSSDQITCRFIANNGKQAITNSDVNNLLIKLEENSFDVVRMDKLYLYDGKEGFFS
- a CDS encoding molecular chaperone DnaJ, with protein sequence MNQHFKLTSQEFYDNADLLKVLEIKAEQVVDKNYEELSATLKKQHKKLILVNHPDKGGDKDRFDRIYKAYQELKKYIEPLELGNPCVKVSVGAESDGRLTAREFHYRKKLFDTLGIGEEAIGGDYEKLNSIIRKKLYGDCARDDVEQLRSYISPLQNKKDLVDEDKKQLALKFIERKNALLLVQVISILPLTILTTITIGCYFSWYIIAFNIIDNKVIGSLANHYKKKYENSEISTDEFISKMSYIMLGSKLLINYPLAAFSVYLLTTNFIANGLTVGGAILGPLLLLAVLIEALAPIFSKGSEIYADKHTKDLLEEDSRDRVQKETDLLGRYDPRKLLMPIIMPLVRKCFAEVASEFAERNFNTNMSDVKAEQQFEPQGVGFTQQTV
- the nth gene encoding endonuclease III codes for the protein MDSKKVELIFEKFQQSNPTPKIELNYTNHFTLLVAIVLSARTTDVSVNKITKKLSSIADTPEKMLNLGQSELRKCISSIGLYNSKAKNIIGLSKILIEKHNSKVPTDFDDLVSLPGVGRKSANVFLNSGLAIPTLAVDTHVFRVSNRAGLVKEKDVFKTEQSLLNVVPKKYLLYAHHWLVLHGRYICKAQKPLCEACTIHDLCEFECKRYKV
- a CDS encoding IS630 family transposase (programmed frameshift), yielding MALRSKLLDEKVVESAKEMLKKVRNNAYVAKKLNAVIAAKKHSITAVAKICCISRKAITTWIKHIKFGREEKLFSPPQRRRKTILNQSQLEQIEVWIEENPNITIREMRIRIQERFGLNISKSTIHRNMQRMKFSYITPRPVHSGQDKNKQEEFKKNLNETIVMHSEKELFFFDESRFGTHSKVGHGWFKKGSRTQVKVKLGRENFYLYSAVNPRNGENFSLFAPNVNTACINIFLEQMSQYLGIRKAFLVMDCASWHKSKSLKIPKNIEIIYLPPYSPDLNPVERFWLYIKQNILRNKIYDTIVLLESALCNFITSLSPSTVKQLCNASYLVH
- a CDS encoding Mur ligase family protein, whose product is MVRINYLAVQLNKYKNQSVAVFGLGKTGLSVINALTKSSAKIYAWDDNEEQIANAKIIYKECNFIHPNEHNWHEISTLILSPGVPITTHWIVKLARSFDCKIKSDIELFLETKTTSQKVVGITGTNGKSTTTSLIGHILKSTGKKVAIGGNLGVPILDLERNAEIYVIEFSSFQLELINKINVDISVLLNITPDHIDRHESMNNYIATKLKLINSSKIAVIGCDNKITADVFNKFTGNKIPISVTYSLVPFQRVTRKEKPLPTTQMAEGSARDLISLADNNLLDYSEQITGIDQNYLDPSVSYLDDKRGAEIQEISLKLENHNLSMSDMKVNLVSNVENIVAAHAVCKLLGVDSSTIVNEIKSFPGLRHRNEFLGKIHNVLFINDSKATNAESTEKAILSYKNIYWIVGGKSKKGGIESLSKHFTKIRKAFLIGESTEVFANIMENKIDYMKCYNLENAFKLAFEEAINSKEEVAILLSPACSSFDQWKNFEERGEAFCRMFENLRYNYM